The following proteins are encoded in a genomic region of Sulfurovum indicum:
- a CDS encoding peptidoglycan-binding domain-containing protein yields MHTNYLKVVLLGSLISGHTLYADFADGVVGGLVGGAVGSVITNEIYNSNKASEPAYRPVQKTASHRTHKRASVPKMTDGMKLQKALAGLGFYRGRIDGEVNSFETRTAIKELNNAYHIGNTASLKPEEKDTLIYLGTLFMFDRYLIAQGNDKITRGKRIQTALKVLGFYYGKIDGIVGSGTRRAISEYQQAYGLGYGSGLDFEAEYRLISNAKAKNEKNINDSIAALKAMGQPPAKPQNDMQKQTPEIIKLQTQPAQQY; encoded by the coding sequence ATGCACACAAACTATCTTAAAGTCGTACTTCTCGGGTCTTTGATAAGCGGACATACTCTCTATGCAGACTTTGCAGACGGAGTAGTTGGAGGTCTTGTAGGTGGTGCCGTTGGTTCTGTTATCACAAATGAAATATACAATAGCAATAAAGCATCCGAACCTGCCTATAGACCGGTTCAGAAAACAGCATCCCACCGGACACATAAAAGAGCTTCCGTACCAAAAATGACAGATGGAATGAAACTTCAAAAGGCACTGGCAGGTTTAGGCTTCTATCGTGGCCGAATCGATGGAGAAGTCAACTCTTTTGAGACAAGAACAGCTATCAAAGAACTCAACAATGCGTACCATATTGGTAATACCGCTTCTCTCAAACCTGAAGAGAAAGATACACTTATCTATCTGGGTACACTCTTTATGTTCGACCGCTACCTGATTGCACAGGGTAATGATAAAATAACACGTGGAAAACGCATTCAAACTGCCTTGAAAGTTTTAGGATTCTATTACGGAAAGATCGATGGTATTGTTGGAAGCGGTACACGCCGTGCCATTTCGGAATATCAGCAAGCTTATGGCCTTGGATACGGAAGCGGGCTTGACTTTGAAGCAGAATACCGGCTTATCAGTAATGCAAAAGCAAAAAATGAAAAGAACATCAATGATTCTATTGCCGCACTGAAAGCTATGGGACAACCGCCGGCAAAACCACAAAACGATATGCAAAAACAGACCCCAGAGATCATCAAACTTCAGACACAACCCGCACAGCAGTATTAG